The genomic stretch TGTTACTGGCCTGAAGCCCACTTATGGCCGGGTGTCCCGGTACGGGATGATTGCCTTTGCCTCCAGTCTCGACCAGGGCGGCACCATGGCTCGCACAGCGGAAGACAATGCGCTGATGCTGAATGTGATGGCAGGTTTTGATCCGAAGGACTCGACGTCTATTGACCGCGAGGTGCCGGATTACACCGCCACGCTGAACGAGCCCCTTAAAGGTTTAAGAATCGGCCTGCCCCGGGAGTATTTCAGCGATCAGCTAAGCCCGGCGATGGAGCAGCAGGTTCGCAATGCGGTAAAGGAATACGAGAAGCTGGGTGCTACCGTTAAAGAGGTGTCGCTGCCGAATGCGAAGCTGGCAATTGCCGCCTACTACGTGATTGCACCGGCCGAAGCCTCCGCCAACCTGTCGCGATTTGACGGTGTGCGCTATGGCTATCGCTGCGAGAATCCGAAGGATCTCATGGATCTGTACACCCGCTCCCGCGCGGAGGGTTTTGGCGAAGAGGTGAAACGTCGGATTCTCGTGGGCACCTACGCTCTCTCGGCCGGCTATTTCGATGCCTATTATCTCAAGGCCCAGAAGGTTCGGCGGCTGATCCAGCAGGATTTCATCAATGCCTTCAAGGAAGTGGATGTGCTGATGAGCCCCACCACGCCCTCGCCGGCATTTATTCAGGGTGAAAAAACCAGCGATCCTGTGACCATGTACCTGGAAGACGTATTCACCATCGCCATCAACCTGGCGGGTGTACCGGCCATGTCGGTACCGGCCGGTTTCGTGGACGGTCTCCCGGTGGGTCTTCAGATAATCGGGGATTATTTCTCCGAGGCCCGTTTGCTGAACGCCGCCCATCAATTCCAGCAGGTGACCGACTGGCACCAGCGCAAACCGCAATAAGCCCGGGACAGGCCCCCTTACAGGAGAGAGCAACTATGCAGTGGGACATTGTGATCGGGCTGGAAATTCACGTTCAGCTCGCCACCAAGACCAAGATTTTTTCAGGCTCCAGCACCGCTTACGGCGCCGAGCCTAACACGCAGGCCAACGCCGTTGACCTGGCCATGCCCGGCACGCTGCCGGTCCCCAACGAGCAGGCTTTCCGCTACGCGGTCATGTTTGGCCTGGCAGTGAATGCGGAGATCGAGCGCCGTTCGGTATTCGAGCGGAAGAACTACTTCTACCCGGACCTGCCCAAAGGCTATCAGACCACTCAGCTGGAGCGTCCGATTGTCGGCCCCGGTTTCGTGGATATTGATCTGCCAAACGGTGAGACCAAGCGCGTTCGAATCCATCACGCCCACCTGGAAGAAGATGCCGGCAAATCCCTGCACGAGGATTTCCACGGCATGACCGGCGTCGATCTTAACCGCGCAGGCACCCCGCTGATCGAAGTGGTCACCGAACCGGATATGAACAATGCGGAAGAAGCCGTTGCCTTTGCCAAGAAGCTGCACAGCATCGTGACGTCACTGGGTATCTGCGACGGCGATATGTCCCAGGGTTCCATGCGTTTCGACGTCAACATTTCGTTGAAGCCGAAGGGCTCCGACACGCTGGGCACGCGGACCGAAACCAAGAACCTGAACTCCTTCCGGTTCATGGAGCAGGCCATCGCCCACGAAGTCGAGCGCCAGATGGACATACTGGAAGACGGCGGCAACATCGTGCAGGAAACCCGCCTGTACAACGGCGACCGTGACGAATCCCGCTCAATGCGCACCAAGGAAGAAGCCAACGACTACCGCTACTTCCCCTGCCCGGACCTGCTGCCGGTGGAAATCGATGATTCCTTTATCGAGGAAGCTCGTAACAGCCTTCCGGAACTGCCGGACGCTCGCAAAGCCCGCTTTATGGAGCAGTACGGTCTGAATGACTACGACGCCGGCCTGCTCAGCGGTGACTCGAAACTGGCCACTTTCTTTGAAGAAGCGGCCAGCCAGGGCAAAGACGCAAAACTGGTCGCCAACTGGATCCAGGGCGAATTCTCTGCGCGCCTGAATGCAGAGGAAAAATCGGTTGCCGATTCGCCCATCAGCGGCGCTCAGCTGGGCGATCTGGTGGTACGGATTGCCGACAATACGATTTCATCCGCCGGCGCGAAGAAGGTGTTCGAGGCGCTGTGGTCTGGTGAGAACGACAGCGTTGACGCGATCATCGACGCCAAAGGTCTCAAACAGGTGTCTGACACCGGCGCCCTGGAAGCCATGGTAGATGAGGTTCTGGCGGGCATGCCGGATCAGGTGGCGCAGTATCAGAACGAGGAAGACCCGAAGAAGCGCAAGAAGATGCTTGGCGGCTTTATGGGGCCGCTGATGAAAGCCTCTAAGGGTCAGGGGAACCCCAAGCTCTTTAATGAGATTCTTGTTCGCAAGCTTGGGGGATAGCCTGCTGGCTTTGGGCCGTGACTGTTGGTTGCGGCCCTAGCCTTCTCATTTGGGGGAAGTCCTAGGCGGGCAGCTTCTCCCAAAAACCGCTACGAGCACATCCATGTGCGCTTGGCGTCGGCCATCCTTGGCCGCCGACATTTTTGGGAGAAGCTGCCCGCCTAGGCCATGGATCCCTTCGATAACTCTCGGTAGTTCAGACCAAACGAGCCCAGAGGTCATGCTCGTCGGCATGCTCAACCACGGCCTGAACAATCTCACCCGGAACAAGATCGGTCTCATCGTTGAGATAGACCATACCGTCTATCTCCGGCGCATCGGCCTTTGATCGGCCAATCGCTCCTTCCTCGTCGACCTCATCGATCAGCACATCGATCGTCTGCCCGATCTTGGCTTGCAAACGAGCCGCTGAAATCTTTGCCTGTTTTTCCATAAAACGGGCCAGACGTTCTTCTTTGACTTCCTCCGAAACAGCACCTTCTAGCTCGTTGGCCTTGGCACCTTCGACCGGGCTGTATTTGAACGCGCCTACGCGATCCAGCTGGGCTTCATCCAGCCAGTCCAGCAGGTACTGGAAGTCTTCCTCGGTTTCGCCGGGGAAACCGACGATGAAGGTGGAGCGGATGGTGAGCTCGGGGCAGATCTCACGCCATTTGCGGATGCGCTCCAGAGTTTTGCTGTCGTGGGCCGGGCGCTTCATGGCCTTGAGTACTTTCGGGCTGGCGTGCTGGAACGGGATGTCCAGGTACGGCAGGATTTTTCCCTCGGCCATCAGCGGAATGATGTCGTCGACATGGGGATAGGGATAAACGTAGTGCAGGCGTACCCACACGCCCATTTCGCCGAGCGCTTCGCACAGTGACTGCATCTTGGTCTTGAGCGGCCGCCCCTGCCAGAAACCGGTGCGGTATTTGGTGTCGACGCCGTAGGCGGAGGTATCCTGGGAGATGACCAAGAGCTCTTTTACACCGGCATCCACCAGGCGCTGGGCTTCGTCCATTACATCGCCAATGGGCCGGCTGACCAGATCACCGCGCATGGAGGGGATGATGCAGAAGGTGCAGCGATGGTTACAACCCTCGGAGATCTTGAGGTAGGCGTAGTGCCGCGGAGTCAGTTTGATTCCCTGCGGCGGAACCAGGTCGGTGAACGGATCGTGCTGCTTTTTCTGCGGAACGAACTGGTGAACCGCGCCGACCACTTCTTCATAGGCGTGGGGGCCGGAAACCGCCAGAACACCCGGGTGAGTATCGCGAATCTTGTCGGCCTCTACACCCATACAACCGGTGACAATCACCTTGCCGTTTTCGCTGATGGCCTCACCGATCGCATCAAGCGACTCCTGTTTGGCGGCATCGATAAATCCGCAGGTGTTGACCACAACAATGTCGGCGTCGTCATAGGACGGGACAACGTCGTAGCCGTCCAGCCTGAGCTGCGTGAGAATGCGCTCGGAGTCGACGAGAGCCTTGGGACAACCGAGGCTGATGAAACCGACTTTGCCGTTGCCGGACGAGGCTGGGGTCTGGGTGTTATCTGTCATAGAAGGCTTGAAATTCCCGGAGCTCAGCGCGAGCCCACAAATGAATGGAGGGCTATATTTTACACCAGCTCAGGGACCGCCTGCAGCAAAAGTCCGACGAGTATTGGAACCGATGGAAACTGACGGACGTCAAAATTTGTGACGTCTTGTTCAGAAAGATTTAACAAATCTGCCACTATAGGCGGCAGGCTTCTTGCTGATCACAAAGTAAACAACTACACTTTCATTCGCTTATCATGCGTTTAAGTGTTTTTCTGGAAGGGATTTATGGGAAAGGCAGCATCATTCGCAACCAGACACGCCAGAAGAGTCAACATGAAACCTGTCGCCGCCAAATTGAATTTG from Marinobacter adhaerens HP15 encodes the following:
- the rimO gene encoding 30S ribosomal protein S12 methylthiotransferase RimO, which encodes MTDNTQTPASSGNGKVGFISLGCPKALVDSERILTQLRLDGYDVVPSYDDADIVVVNTCGFIDAAKQESLDAIGEAISENGKVIVTGCMGVEADKIRDTHPGVLAVSGPHAYEEVVGAVHQFVPQKKQHDPFTDLVPPQGIKLTPRHYAYLKISEGCNHRCTFCIIPSMRGDLVSRPIGDVMDEAQRLVDAGVKELLVISQDTSAYGVDTKYRTGFWQGRPLKTKMQSLCEALGEMGVWVRLHYVYPYPHVDDIIPLMAEGKILPYLDIPFQHASPKVLKAMKRPAHDSKTLERIRKWREICPELTIRSTFIVGFPGETEEDFQYLLDWLDEAQLDRVGAFKYSPVEGAKANELEGAVSEEVKEERLARFMEKQAKISAARLQAKIGQTIDVLIDEVDEEGAIGRSKADAPEIDGMVYLNDETDLVPGEIVQAVVEHADEHDLWARLV
- the gatB gene encoding Asp-tRNA(Asn)/Glu-tRNA(Gln) amidotransferase subunit GatB; the encoded protein is MQWDIVIGLEIHVQLATKTKIFSGSSTAYGAEPNTQANAVDLAMPGTLPVPNEQAFRYAVMFGLAVNAEIERRSVFERKNYFYPDLPKGYQTTQLERPIVGPGFVDIDLPNGETKRVRIHHAHLEEDAGKSLHEDFHGMTGVDLNRAGTPLIEVVTEPDMNNAEEAVAFAKKLHSIVTSLGICDGDMSQGSMRFDVNISLKPKGSDTLGTRTETKNLNSFRFMEQAIAHEVERQMDILEDGGNIVQETRLYNGDRDESRSMRTKEEANDYRYFPCPDLLPVEIDDSFIEEARNSLPELPDARKARFMEQYGLNDYDAGLLSGDSKLATFFEEAASQGKDAKLVANWIQGEFSARLNAEEKSVADSPISGAQLGDLVVRIADNTISSAGAKKVFEALWSGENDSVDAIIDAKGLKQVSDTGALEAMVDEVLAGMPDQVAQYQNEEDPKKRKKMLGGFMGPLMKASKGQGNPKLFNEILVRKLGG
- the gatA gene encoding Asp-tRNA(Asn)/Glu-tRNA(Gln) amidotransferase subunit GatA, coding for MHNKSVAELSRELESGKISSVELTQEFLDRIKREDSKYNSFITVTEEQALADARVADEQRAAGNATPWTGVPFAHKDIFCTNGVRTTCGSKMLENFVPPYDATVTANFREAGAVCLGKTNMDEFAMGSSNENSYFGAVTNPWGLSEGNKRVPGGSSGGSAAAVAARLIPAATATDTGGSIRQPAALCGVTGLKPTYGRVSRYGMIAFASSLDQGGTMARTAEDNALMLNVMAGFDPKDSTSIDREVPDYTATLNEPLKGLRIGLPREYFSDQLSPAMEQQVRNAVKEYEKLGATVKEVSLPNAKLAIAAYYVIAPAEASANLSRFDGVRYGYRCENPKDLMDLYTRSRAEGFGEEVKRRILVGTYALSAGYFDAYYLKAQKVRRLIQQDFINAFKEVDVLMSPTTPSPAFIQGEKTSDPVTMYLEDVFTIAINLAGVPAMSVPAGFVDGLPVGLQIIGDYFSEARLLNAAHQFQQVTDWHQRKPQ